A genomic region of Mesobacillus jeotgali contains the following coding sequences:
- a CDS encoding sigma-G-dependent sporulation-specific acid-soluble spore protein CsgA: protein MEKTQAYLREIISNYTETYPLSKRIYQRLEQGDYPSEGDFVRDLTAEEIEFLNKILPEAIEYAKNELDEKRAQQLNEVYELLY from the coding sequence ATGGAAAAAACACAGGCTTATTTACGCGAAATCATTTCCAATTACACAGAGACATATCCACTTAGCAAGAGGATTTATCAACGCTTAGAACAAGGCGATTACCCTTCTGAAGGTGACTTTGTCAGGGACCTTACGGCTGAAGAAATAGAATTTTTGAATAAAATCCTCCCTGAAGCGATTGAGTATGCTAAAAATGAACTGGATGAAAAACGTGCACAGCAATTAAATGAAGTATATGAATTACTTTATTGA